A region of Coccinella septempunctata chromosome 5, icCocSept1.1, whole genome shotgun sequence DNA encodes the following proteins:
- the LOC123313664 gene encoding transcription factor BTF3 homolog 4, with protein sequence MNTDKLKNKPSQVRIGGKGTPRRKKKVVRPNQATDDKKLQSSLKKLSVNTIPGIEEVNMIKEDGTVIHFNNPKVQASLAANTFAITGHGENKQITEMLPGILSQLGPERFNQLKRLATSGAAANVGKISPEEEEDVPDLVENFDEASKAEVAKKEVEEKPKEN encoded by the coding sequence ATGAATACCGACAAGTTAAAAAATAAACCATCTCAAGTAAGAATTGGAGGTAAAGGTACACCAAGACGTAAGAAGAAGGTTGTCCGTCCCAATCAGGCTACAGACGATAAAAAATTACAATCATCCCTCAAGAAGCTATCAGTAAACACTATACCTGGAATCGAAGAGGTGAATATGATCAAAGAAGATGGAACAGTCATTCACTTCAACAACCCCAAAGTCCAAGCTTCTTTAGCTGCCAATACATTTGCCATAACTGGACATGGTGAAAACAAACAAATTACTGAAATGCTCCCAGGTATTCTTAGTCAGTTGGGCCCTGAAAGGTTCAACCAGCTCAAAAGATTAGCAACCTCTGGTGCTGCTGCTAACGTAGGAAAGATATCCCCTGAGGAAGAGGAAGATGTGCCAGACCTAGTAGAGAACTTCGATGAAGCATCTAAAGCTGAAGTGGCCAAGAAAGAAGTAGAAGAAAAGCCAAAAGAAAACTAG